In Juglans microcarpa x Juglans regia isolate MS1-56 chromosome 7D, Jm3101_v1.0, whole genome shotgun sequence, the following are encoded in one genomic region:
- the LOC121239837 gene encoding DNA repair protein RAD51 homolog 2 isoform X1: MANKLISEIGLPKSIANIFAARNIVTAKDALSLTEFQLMELLDVGWAEVTSAVAHISAIVCPPYQSALSLMEQRVKNEHLAGHLPTGLKGLDEALCGGIPFGVLTELVGPAGIGKTQFCLKLSLLASLPSSYGGLDGHVIYIDVESKFSSRRLIEIGTKSFPEIFLMKGMAQKMSGRILVWRPASLSEFTERLQQIKVSLHQNEVKLLVIDSMAALVSGECEQGIPRQHPLGWHVSFIKSLAEFSRMPIVVTNQVRSQSSDEACQFSFQVQRWKETKEDHARYGSHLVAALGVHWAHAVTIRLVLEAKSGQRFLKVSKSPISAPLAFPFDITASGMSLLSDDGIELTGPDINAIHSQGHSDIINFNGESLQ; the protein is encoded by the exons atGGCGAACAAGCTAATCAGCGAGATTGGTTTGCCCAAGTCGATCGCCAACATCTTCGCAGCTCGTAACATCGTCACTGCCAAG GATGCCTTATCTTTGACTGAATTTCAGTTGATGGAGTTGTTAGATGTGGGGTGGGCAGAAGTCACGTCTGCAGTAGCACACATCAGTGCAATTGTGTGTCCACCATATCAAAGT GCATTATCACTAATGGAGCAGCGGGTTAAAAATGAGCACTTGGCTGGCCATCTTCCTACAGGCCTGAAAGGATTAGATGAAGCCTTATGTGGTGGGATACCATTTGGTGTTTTGACAGAGTTGGTTGGTCCAGCAGGAATTGGCAAAACACAA TTTTGCTTAAAGCTCTCTTTATTGGCGTCGCTACCTTCAAGTTATGGAGGCTTGGACGGCcatgtaatatatattgatgtagAATCCAAATTTAGTTCAAGAAG gTTGATAGAAATTGGAACGAAAAGTTTCCCAGAAATATTTCTCATGAAAGGAATGGCCCAGAAA ATGAGTGGCAGGATCCTTGTTTGGCGTCCAGCATCACTTTCTGAGTTCACTGAGAG ACTGCAACAAATCAAGGTTTCACTCCACCAGAATGAAGTGAAGTTACTAGTCATTGATAGCATGGCTGCTCTTGTCTCAGG GGAATGTGAGCAGGGGATTCCTAGACAACATCCATTGGGTTGGCATGTTTCTTTCATCAA GTCACTTGCTGAATTTTCACGAATGCCTATTGTGGTGACAAATCAAGTGAGGTCTCAAAGCTCTGATGAGGCCTGCCAGTTTTCTTTTCAAG TGCAGAGATGGAAGGAAACCAAAGAGGATCATGCAAGATACGGTTCTCATCTTGTTGCTGCTTTGGGAGTTCACTGGGCTCATGCTGTAACAATCCGTCTTGTTCTAGAGGCTAAATCAG gTCAAAGGTTCCTTAAGGTGTCAAAATCTCCAATATCAGCACCTCTGGCTTTTCCTTTTGACATAACTGCATCAGGAATGTCATTGTTAAGCGATGATGGGATAGAGCTGACGGGGCCAGATATAAACGCAATTCACAGTCAAG GCCACAGTGACATTATCAATTTTAATGGGGAAAGCTTGCAGTGA
- the LOC121239837 gene encoding DNA repair protein RAD51 homolog 2 isoform X3 — protein sequence MEQRVKNEHLAGHLPTGLKGLDEALCGGIPFGVLTELVGPAGIGKTQFCLKLSLLASLPSSYGGLDGHVIYIDVESKFSSRRLIEIGTKSFPEIFLMKGMAQKMSGRILVWRPASLSEFTERLQQIKVSLHQNEVKLLVIDSMAALVSGECEQGIPRQHPLGWHVSFIKSLAEFSRMPIVVTNQVRSQSSDEACQFSFQVQRWKETKEDHARYGSHLVAALGVHWAHAVTIRLVLEAKSGQRFLKVSKSPISAPLAFPFDITASGMSLLSDDGIELTGPDINAIHSQGHSDIINFNGESLQ from the exons ATGGAGCAGCGGGTTAAAAATGAGCACTTGGCTGGCCATCTTCCTACAGGCCTGAAAGGATTAGATGAAGCCTTATGTGGTGGGATACCATTTGGTGTTTTGACAGAGTTGGTTGGTCCAGCAGGAATTGGCAAAACACAA TTTTGCTTAAAGCTCTCTTTATTGGCGTCGCTACCTTCAAGTTATGGAGGCTTGGACGGCcatgtaatatatattgatgtagAATCCAAATTTAGTTCAAGAAG gTTGATAGAAATTGGAACGAAAAGTTTCCCAGAAATATTTCTCATGAAAGGAATGGCCCAGAAA ATGAGTGGCAGGATCCTTGTTTGGCGTCCAGCATCACTTTCTGAGTTCACTGAGAG ACTGCAACAAATCAAGGTTTCACTCCACCAGAATGAAGTGAAGTTACTAGTCATTGATAGCATGGCTGCTCTTGTCTCAGG GGAATGTGAGCAGGGGATTCCTAGACAACATCCATTGGGTTGGCATGTTTCTTTCATCAA GTCACTTGCTGAATTTTCACGAATGCCTATTGTGGTGACAAATCAAGTGAGGTCTCAAAGCTCTGATGAGGCCTGCCAGTTTTCTTTTCAAG TGCAGAGATGGAAGGAAACCAAAGAGGATCATGCAAGATACGGTTCTCATCTTGTTGCTGCTTTGGGAGTTCACTGGGCTCATGCTGTAACAATCCGTCTTGTTCTAGAGGCTAAATCAG gTCAAAGGTTCCTTAAGGTGTCAAAATCTCCAATATCAGCACCTCTGGCTTTTCCTTTTGACATAACTGCATCAGGAATGTCATTGTTAAGCGATGATGGGATAGAGCTGACGGGGCCAGATATAAACGCAATTCACAGTCAAG GCCACAGTGACATTATCAATTTTAATGGGGAAAGCTTGCAGTGA
- the LOC121239837 gene encoding DNA repair protein RAD51 homolog 2 isoform X2, with protein MANKLISEIGLPKSIANIFAARNIVTAKDALSLTEFQLMELLDVGWAEVTSAVAHISAIVCPPYQSALSLMEQRVKNEHLAGHLPTGLKGLDEALCGGIPFGVLTELVGPAGIGKTQFCLKLSLLASLPSSYGGLDGHVIYIDVESKFSSRRLIEIGTKSFPEIFLMKGMAQKMSGRILVWRPASLSEFTERLQQIKVSLHQNEVKLLVIDSMAALVSGECEQGIPRQHPLGWHVSFIKSLAEFSRMPIVVTNQVRSQSSDEACQFSFQEMEGNQRGSCKIRFSSCCCFGSSLGSCCNNPSCSRG; from the exons atGGCGAACAAGCTAATCAGCGAGATTGGTTTGCCCAAGTCGATCGCCAACATCTTCGCAGCTCGTAACATCGTCACTGCCAAG GATGCCTTATCTTTGACTGAATTTCAGTTGATGGAGTTGTTAGATGTGGGGTGGGCAGAAGTCACGTCTGCAGTAGCACACATCAGTGCAATTGTGTGTCCACCATATCAAAGT GCATTATCACTAATGGAGCAGCGGGTTAAAAATGAGCACTTGGCTGGCCATCTTCCTACAGGCCTGAAAGGATTAGATGAAGCCTTATGTGGTGGGATACCATTTGGTGTTTTGACAGAGTTGGTTGGTCCAGCAGGAATTGGCAAAACACAA TTTTGCTTAAAGCTCTCTTTATTGGCGTCGCTACCTTCAAGTTATGGAGGCTTGGACGGCcatgtaatatatattgatgtagAATCCAAATTTAGTTCAAGAAG gTTGATAGAAATTGGAACGAAAAGTTTCCCAGAAATATTTCTCATGAAAGGAATGGCCCAGAAA ATGAGTGGCAGGATCCTTGTTTGGCGTCCAGCATCACTTTCTGAGTTCACTGAGAG ACTGCAACAAATCAAGGTTTCACTCCACCAGAATGAAGTGAAGTTACTAGTCATTGATAGCATGGCTGCTCTTGTCTCAGG GGAATGTGAGCAGGGGATTCCTAGACAACATCCATTGGGTTGGCATGTTTCTTTCATCAA GTCACTTGCTGAATTTTCACGAATGCCTATTGTGGTGACAAATCAAGTGAGGTCTCAAAGCTCTGATGAGGCCTGCCAGTTTTCTTTTCAAG AGATGGAAGGAAACCAAAGAGGATCATGCAAGATACGGTTCTCATCTTGTTGCTGCTTTGGGAGTTCACTGGGCTCATGCTGTAACAATCCGTCTTGTTCTAGAGGCTAA
- the LOC121239838 gene encoding geranylgeranyl pyrophosphate synthase, chloroplastic-like, with amino-acid sequence MNCVRVGTWVKRYSNSRSRFHFLAFPERRRPISSPSSSPTEEILKPTSFDFKNYVAQKANTINRALDAAVPLKDPLEIHNAMRYSLLAGGKRICPLVCIAACELVGGTEHMAMPAACAVEMIHTMSLIHDDLPCMDNDDLRRGQPTSHKVFGEAVAVLAGDALLALAFEHIASSTVGVPSARIVRGIGQLARFIGADGVVSGQVVDLTSKGQSEVSFEHLEFIHLRKTAAMLEGTAVLGAVLGGGSDEEVEKLRTFAMYTGLLFQVVDDILDVTKSSEELGKTAGKDLVDDKVTYPKLMGIDKSREFAEKLKEDAQEQLSGFDPDKAAPLVALADFIAHRSN; translated from the coding sequence ATGAATTGTGTGAGAGTGGGAACATGGGTCAAACGATATTCCAACTCCAGATCCAGATTCCATTTCCTAGCATTCCCGGAACGCCGCCGTCCCATCTCCTCCCCCTCCTCGTCTCCCACCGAGGAAATCTTAAAACCCACCTCCTTCGATTTCAAAAATTACGTGGCCCAAAAAGCCAATACCATCAACCGAGCCCTCGACGCCGCCGTTCCGCTCAAAGATCCCCTGGAGATCCACAATGCCATGCGCTACTCCCTCCTCGCCGGTGGCAAGCGAATCTGCCCTCTCGTTTGTATCGCGGCCTGCGAGCTCGTTGGTGGCACCGAACACATGGCCATGCCCGCCGCTTGCGCCGTCGAGATGATCCACACCATGTCTCTGATCCACGACGATCTTCCTTGCATGGACAACGATGACCTCCGCCGAGGGCAGCCCACGAGTCACAAGGTTTTCGGCGAAGCCGTGGCGGTTCTCGCCGGCGATGCACTCCTGGCATTAGCGTTCGAGCACATAGCCTCCTCCACGGTGGGCGTGCCCTCTGCGAGGATTGTCCGTGGAATTGGACAGCTTGCGAGGTTCATTGGCGCTGACGGGGTCGTAAGCGGTCAAGTAGTTGATTTAACTTCAAAGGGGCAGTCTGAAGTGAGTTTCGAGCATCTCGAATTCATTCATCTGCGCAAGACCGCAGCCATGTTGGAAGGCACTGCGGTTCTTGGAGCTGTGCTGGGGGGTGGTTCCGACGAGGAGGTTGAGAAACTGAGGACTTTCGCCATGTACACTGGATTACTTTTTCAGGTAGTGGATGACATTCTCGACGTGACAAAATCGTCGGAGGAATTGGGGAAAACGGCGGGGAAGGACTTGGTGGACGATAAGGTTACGTATCCCAAGCTAATGGGTATCGACAAATCGAGGGAGTTTGCGGAGAAATTGAAGGAGGATGCGCAGGAGCAGCTCTCCGGCTTTGATCCCGATAAGGCAGCGCCGTTGGTTGCCCTGGCCGATTTTATTGCTCATAGGTCAAACTAG